A DNA window from Pongo abelii isolate AG06213 chromosome 2, NHGRI_mPonAbe1-v2.0_pri, whole genome shotgun sequence contains the following coding sequences:
- the BTLA gene encoding B- and T-lymphocyte attenuator isoform X1 — protein sequence MKTLPVMLGTGKLFWVFFLIPYLDIWNIHGKESCDVQLYIKRQSEHSILAGYPFELECPVKHCANRPHVTWCKLNGTTCVKLEDRQTSWKEENNISFFILHFEPVLPNDNGSYRCSANFQSNLIESHSTTLYVTDVKSASERPSKDEMASRPWLLYSLLPLGGLPLLITTCFCLFCCLRRHQGKQNELSDTAGREITLVDAHLKSEQTEASTRQNSQVLLSETGIYDNDPDLCFRMQEGCEVYSNPCLEENKPGIVYASLNHSVIGPNSRLARNVKEAPTEYASICVRS from the exons ATGAAGACATTGCCTGTCATGCTTGGAACTGGGAAATTATTTTGGGTCTTCTTCCTAATCCCATATCTGGACATCTGGAACATCCATG ggAAAGAATCATGTGATGTACAGCTTTATATAAAGAGACAATCTGAACACTCCATCTTAGCAGGATATCCCTTTGAACTAGAATGCCCTGTGAAACACTGTGCTAACAGGCCTCATGTGACTTGGTGCAAGCTCAATGGAACAACATGTGTAAAACTTGAAGACAGACAAACAAGTTGGAAAGAAGagaataacatttcattttttattctacaTTTTGAACCAGTGCTTCCTAATGACAATGGGTCGTACCGCTGTTCTGCAAACTTTCAGTCTAATCTCATTGAAAGCCACTCAACAACTCTTTATGTGACAG ATGTAAAAAGTGCCTCAGAACGACCCTCCAAGGACGAAATGGCAAGCAGACCATGGCTCCTGTATAGTTTACTTCCTTTGGGGGGATTGCCTCTACTCATCACTACCTGTTTCTGCCTGTTCTGCTGCCTGAGAAGGCACCAAG GAAAGCAAAATGAACTCTCTGACACAGCAGGAAGGGAAATTACCCTG gTTGATGCTCACCTTAAGAGTGAGCAAACAGAAGCAAGCACCAGGCAAAATTCCCAAGTACTGCTATCAGAAACTGGAATTTATGATAATGACCCTGACCTTTGTTTCAGGATGCAGGAAGGGTGTGAAGTTTATTCTAATCCATGCCTGGAAGAAAACAAACCGGGCATTGTTTATGCTTCCCTCAACCATTCTGTCATTGGACCGAACTCAAGACTGGCAAGAAATGTAAAAGAAGCACCAACAGAATATGCATCCATATGTGTGAGGAGTTAA
- the BTLA gene encoding B- and T-lymphocyte attenuator isoform X2 translates to MKTLPVMLGTGKLFWVFFLIPYLDIWNIHGKESCDVQLYIKRQSEHSILAGYPFELECPVKHCANRPHVTWCKLNGTTCVKLEDRQTSWKEENNISFFILHFEPVLPNDNGSYRCSANFQSNLIESHSTTLYVTGKQNELSDTAGREITLVDAHLKSEQTEASTRQNSQVLLSETGIYDNDPDLCFRMQEGCEVYSNPCLEENKPGIVYASLNHSVIGPNSRLARNVKEAPTEYASICVRS, encoded by the exons ATGAAGACATTGCCTGTCATGCTTGGAACTGGGAAATTATTTTGGGTCTTCTTCCTAATCCCATATCTGGACATCTGGAACATCCATG ggAAAGAATCATGTGATGTACAGCTTTATATAAAGAGACAATCTGAACACTCCATCTTAGCAGGATATCCCTTTGAACTAGAATGCCCTGTGAAACACTGTGCTAACAGGCCTCATGTGACTTGGTGCAAGCTCAATGGAACAACATGTGTAAAACTTGAAGACAGACAAACAAGTTGGAAAGAAGagaataacatttcattttttattctacaTTTTGAACCAGTGCTTCCTAATGACAATGGGTCGTACCGCTGTTCTGCAAACTTTCAGTCTAATCTCATTGAAAGCCACTCAACAACTCTTTATGTGACAG GAAAGCAAAATGAACTCTCTGACACAGCAGGAAGGGAAATTACCCTG gTTGATGCTCACCTTAAGAGTGAGCAAACAGAAGCAAGCACCAGGCAAAATTCCCAAGTACTGCTATCAGAAACTGGAATTTATGATAATGACCCTGACCTTTGTTTCAGGATGCAGGAAGGGTGTGAAGTTTATTCTAATCCATGCCTGGAAGAAAACAAACCGGGCATTGTTTATGCTTCCCTCAACCATTCTGTCATTGGACCGAACTCAAGACTGGCAAGAAATGTAAAAGAAGCACCAACAGAATATGCATCCATATGTGTGAGGAGTTAA